The Falco cherrug isolate bFalChe1 chromosome 3, bFalChe1.pri, whole genome shotgun sequence genome segment ACCAGCACAAGCATCAAGTAGCGCCCCTGCGAACAAACAAAGGCCAAACTGACACACAGCAACATCCTTTGTGTGCTAGTGCCACAGAGGGACAAGAAGTAACGTCGGCTTTAGGGTTTGGGTAAGTTGTTTATATGTAAAgattaacaaaatgaaaaattccacAAAAGGAATTCTAGAATGAACACCACTCAGGCTAGTACAAACATCCATGCtgaacttttttcccttttgtaaaaCACTATTAAATAAATCCCTTTATCTCGTTACTTCATTCCAGAAAGCTGTTCTAGAATCCCATGGCTTATACCGCTTCTGAATTTGCTGCTGCAATAAACGCAAAACTAAAAATGGGAGAAGCTTTTCCAGgctaataaaagaaaacagcaattaaGTAAATTCACACCACATGTCTATCTGCTCAGGGGATGTAAATGTAGTCTAATAATTAATTCTTGACTTTAACAACCAACACACTAGCAGCAGAAACCTTAATGAAGCTTAGTGTGAGATTATTCTAATGGACTGTTAGGGAGCAAAAAAACCTTAAGCGACCATTCTCACTGTTCAGCCCCCAGAGATCCAGATTTAACATGAGATGCCGTTCCTTAACTGCAAGTAGCCTAATGACCCAGCACAGGACAAGTGCAAGAAAATGGAGTGTTCTCcctgctgcaaaacagagacTGGCAGGGAAGGACACCTGGAGAGGTCACAAGCTGGCACAAAGTACAAGGAGTGGAAGCTTATGGCCCTTGTATCAggttttaaagcaattttcaaACTAATACATTACACCTTATTATGTTAGCAAAAAAAGATGTCATCATTCACAGGGGCCAGAGGACCTATCTGTTAGGAAGACTGATCCtatgcttgctttttattttgtaaatgaaaaccAAGTGGGtttcaggatttatttttttttaaaagtccagaaaaaatgaaacttgcGAATTACTATCTTCCCCCaccttctttgttttctaatagGCTTAATATCTGACTATGCAAAAAGATCAACTTGTATCAAGAGATCAGCTTTCAATGCTCAAAGGTTAGTTTGAGCaaccaattttttcttttttagagcAACGCTGTATAATCACAATGTGTTTCTAGTACCTTATGTATTGCTTAACACAGCAATTTTAGTCTAACATCATAGCTTGATAAGCAATTTTTGCTTTGAGACAGATGTGACAAAGGGTATCAACTGCAAACAAGCTGCAGGCCTATGACATTTGGGCAATGCTTGTACCAGCAGTTCTGTCCATCTTGCCATATTTTTGGTAACACAGCTGTATGGCTGAAGAAGCTtgaaaagtgaaggaaaactaTACAGCAATGTACAGGCTATGATATTTAATAAGCTTCTCCATCTGGGAAGCACCTGACACAAGCTTCCCTCCACCAGACACTTTACTTGGATGCAAGAGATTTAACAGGCCTCTGTCTACTTAATTTTGCTGACTTCCCATTCATCCCTAGCTCACTCTGCTTGGCAAGCGCACATGACAAATCCCCAGGCAACTGCCCGGTAAAATCCCCAATCTGAGGTGAGATACTGAGtgtatttcagttcttcctATTAGCATATCCAAAGGGGCCACACAAACTGACAGCAGGTAGTAACCAGaagtcttacaaaaaaaaaaaaagtcttatggACCCCTTTTGTACTTACAAACAGCTCCACTGAACAAAATAATTGGGTTTACAGTCACAAACGATGCTTTGTGAACAGTTTTGTGAGATAAAATGTACACTTTGAAGTTAAGGAAGCCTACCAAAAAGCCACTAAGCTGATATAAAAATGGCCTGAAACCAAGTGGTATCTTGTTCATCAAGTTCAAGATACCAAGTTCAGGTATCGTGAACTGCTTTCATTCCCTTTTGAAGGGCATTTTGCTCAAGTAATTTAACAGaatattctgaaaatgaacCAGAAGCTCCACTGAGAAAGGGTGGGACAATTTCGAGTTTCATCTTTTCCCTTGAAAGTCAGCCTGTTTGAGTGGAGAAACACCTTCAGATGTCCAAAGAACAAACTCTCATACACTCAAAGAGATTCTCATGCACTGATGCCCTGTTGTTCCCTCCcctttatcttttttctctACCACTTACACAATGCAGATAGCCATCAACTCAATCTAATAGCACAGCAAAAGCATAACATTTGTTAGCTGGGTAGAACAGACCACACCTAACAAAATTAGCATTATACAACTATGTTCTCCCAAGAAAGCACAGTAATTTAACTCAGATCACTGTCACAAAGAATGAATGAGTGTGTCTTATGCATCCCATACAAAAtcaaaaaagcaattaaacCAAACAGGCTGTTTCCTGTAACACTGAGAACTCGAGTTCAGGATGATACCGTTTACTGACACTTGAAAGCACTGTACACAGCCACTCAGGCAAACATCTTGAGGCTTCTTCCAAGAGAAACCTgaatgaagaaaaccaaaattccTAACGCAAGAACTGTTAAGCCACTTACTAACCAAGGTACCTAAGGCCAGATTCTCACTGCTGTGAGATGATGTCcaaaactacaaggagaaaaagggaTTGCGCACTTGGGAAGCAAAATCCAAACTCTTGGAACCTGAACATTTAAGACCCTATAAAACCCATCCCAAGCTTCAATGTGGGCACTCGGTACGGCACTTACAGGCCATTCAAAGAAGGGCACTTAAAAGCTGGGAAATTTACAGTACTACTAGCAGGTATGGCAGTTACTAAATATTCAAGAAAATCACAGCATTCTGTAGAGCAGCATTTAAGGTACTGCTCTGTAACTTAAGGCACTTATGAAAGCGAAGTTGCAGCTTTCAGGTGGTGTCTCCCTAGGGTGCTCCAGTTAAACCTGTAGAAATTCATGACCAGAGAACTAAAACCATCCAGGTACCAAATACAGCACTATGCTAGGAATTTGATTACTTCTGACGGCCACTTTTCAAAACATATTAGCCACGTATTTCAGAACGCCTTTGCCACCAATTTTTGTTAATACCATTTAACAGTCTGTACATTATCAGTGTTTGCAATGGGTGACACCGTCAAGATGCAAGAAATTACTAAAATTAAATAGGATTTCCATAAATAAAACGGTCATCTTTCACCTAATTTATTAAAGTTCCAATTTTTTCCAATTCCAAACAGAAGCTAAATACAAGTTTTAAACAGGTAAGCACTAGTTTAATCCAAAAGGGAGCAGGCTTATGCAGTTTTACTCCAGTAAAGTACTCAACCCTTAAGCAGAGCCTTCTTTGTCATCAAAACTATACagtagtcttccttttatcattGCACAATCTTAAAATGTTCTGTCAGAACCAACTTTTGACGCTCCAAACACtattttacattgttttataATGTctattccaaaagaaaaaaaaacctcattgGGTTTTCCATACGAAACATTTTAGAAACCAGTATTTCCTGCACAGTTCACCTGCAAGTTTACAAGTCTCAactctcaagaaaaaaaataatcctctaCCAACATTGTTTCTGCAgctattattttactttattattaGCTGCTTTAGCAACTTCAGACTCCAGGTCTGCCTCATCTGTATAAACGCATCCAACGCAAAAGAATACTTTCATACAGTTATACAGCAACTTGGGGAAAGAGATCCAAACCAAAAGTGCCAGTAAACTTAGACATGGcccagcaaaataaaagaggcaaaaaatgCCTACATATTAAAtgagatgctttttttctttaaagaaagatttctttcccGCATTTACTTACTATTGTAGCCACTTTTCTGTTCATTAAAATGAATGATAGTGCTCTTTGATACAATCATTAACAGCAAAGCTATAAGGCCTTTATACCTGTTACATTCACTTCTCACCCTCCAAACACTGATGGTTAACATTATAGATGCTAGGGGACATGACCAGCACAAATGGGAACACCACCACAAATGATCACCTTGTGCTTTCAGATACATTTGTTTCAGTGTACAGTCCCTTCATTTCACATTTTAGTAAGATGCTGATGCAGTGCAGAAGCATGCAGAGCATCCTCTCTTTCACAAGGTCCATGCagaaaacatctaaaaaaaattgtaaagttCTGAGATACAAATGACAAAACAAATCCAGGATGATCAAGTTTCACAATGTATAGTGTTCTGAACATGAGtccattttcttctaaattctGAAAGAATAAAGTGGTGAGGAAAGTGAAAATCCACTGCTGCATTCTGTGATCTTCCCCATTTTGCTGGCCAGTACCTTACTCTGGCATGTAAGGACGGAGGTGATCCTCTATGGTACCAACCGTCCAGTGAGTGAGCTGCTCCTGTGGCAGGTACAGGCAGATGCTGCATAACTTGAAGATTGTAGCTTTGTTTTTTGGAGTCTAGAGacaaagaaaagccaaagaaaagctATTAAACATGAAAGTTAACTCAAGACTACCAGGCAGACCCCCAGCAGATCCAGCCCAATTATTAGCTTGCTGCTGACTGTGGAAGAACAGAGACATTTAAAAGCCACTGTCCCATGTGTATTAAACAGCATGAACTCAAAAATCAGTCTGTGACCTCCAATgcctaaaatattttcactattCTGTTCATTCACTTGAATAACTTCCAAATTAAGCCAACATTTTGACTTTTCAAAACCACTGTTAAAGTAGATTTTAGAACTAATACAAGACCATCAAATTCATTGCGTGAACACATTGGGGGCCCATAGCTAGTTTTTGTACATACGAATCCTATTTATAGCCTAAGTTCCCtctgaaactgaaatgcaagCATGAATGCACAGTTTTTCTACTTGAGTATTTTGCAGCAAAATCACTAGTGTTcctaagaagaaaaagcatcttATGATTAAAACACACTTGTTAAAAAGAGGGACAAAATTAAGCTTACCTGCAAGTGCTGTCTGTCAATGAAGAGAAACACTGACTGGTTAGGGTTGTTGACAACAATTCCAGTCTTGTCCTTTCGGCTCAGAACATgcagaaactgtttttcataGTCACCGTGATGAAATTCAAACTTGGCCTGCATTATGTGAGAGAggggaataaaatatttattaagctAAAGCTCACAAGTAACCAATTAATTTCCTTCAATATGGGGCTTTATAACCACTTCTGCTCCTTTCCTTATctacaaaaagcagaaatgggGGAAACACAGTGATGACACACTTGAGTCTTGCCACAATTTAAAGAATTCCCTAGTTTTGTTCTGCCAACACTGACATTACTCATTGCAATGACGTATAAACAATTCAGAAGGTACAGCTTTAACTGCATATATAAAACTGGGTTTAGCTTGCTGTGGCAGGGCATCCCTGTGCATCAATACAGTGCATTTCTTCCAACACTTTACTCTTATTGCAGAACCAGCACAGAATATACACGTaacattgtttttttccccagtagcCAGCTCTAGCTCTTcacattcagatttttaaacagtctaaaatgtttgaaatttatttcaaggtcaaattaaaatgcacaaaTTTCAGCCATCTCAGATCCTTTTTCGtctaacaaaaatacagcaactTGGGATATTCACAGAACCCATCATATTTAGACAAAGATTTAATTGTACCAAGAGCCACATCTAAGCCACTTCTACAAATGCTAACATGACATACAGATTTATACATAGATGTAATTTGTAAAGGTCCTTCAGACACTTAAATTTTGTAAGTGTTGATGTAACAGTGCATAAAGACAAGAAGCAGAATTTGGCATTCAAAAGATTcctttataaattaaaaagacaGCCAGACAGCATACTTGAACATCCACTTAAGTCACGTAACTTAATTTATTggttaaaaagataaaagagtACTTATCCCCCGGCTCTTAAttgaagttaaaaaacaaaaccaaataccTGAACAGGCCTAAAGGGTTCATCAGATCCCTTCCACCGAGAAAACAGGAGACAGACTATCTTCTCAATATCATTACGAGGCCAAAGAATGAAGTCCATCTCCTGGGTACAGCCAATCACATCCTGCAAGTAGTGAAGTTTTGTACTTACATTCCCCTCCATTAGTTGAAGATACAGATAAGCAACTTATCTGTACAGGGCACATGATTTAAAGGTGTTACTTATTACCATGTTTGtgtaattttccatttgtattACTCACAGCACAACTAAAGCCTTCCTTGCCTTCCACTGAATTTTAATCAGTATTTCAATGCAGAGTTTTAATCAAATATCAATTCCAACTTTAAGAAAGCATTAGCAAATACCCTATCTTCCAATATTCATAAAGCAAAACCACTTAGTTGTACAATTCTTGCAAGAATTTAACACATGCCTACTAAAGAACAAGAAAGGCAACAAGATACAATTTCCAAGGCGTAACTGAATGAGACAGATGAAAGGCAGAACTTGAGCACCACATATTTAAACACAATTTCAGAATACATATGCTGTCACCCTTCAAAATAGACCCCATAAACACATGCCCGCAGAACACTTGTGCAGCAGAagagctgagaagaaaaaaacaatcagcTTTGATtcacaaagaaaagcacaagcGTTGAAGAACTTAAAATTCAGCAAGCATAAAGAGGAACTTTACCCTGCGCATAGACTGGTAGCGGGGTGCGTGAAGCTGTACTACATCCTTCTGCAGAAGCTCTAAGGAACTTTCCAAAGAATAGCTGGAATCCCGCACACCTTTCAGgatattttcttcataattatTGGTCATGACTGGTATCACTTCAGACACTTCAAAAAGCGCtgattttttcttctaaaaaaagcACAGGTCACATCAAGATTACAATCCTTTCTAGGCAGCTATAGGTaagtttatttcagaatttgCCATTTTCTGTCAGCATTCATATATGAAGGGCACATCATATAAATCAAGACTCTGAGAAAAACCACACTAGAATTTACATGCAAAATTTTATAAATTGAACAGAATCAGTCAGTCCAACAGCTGAACATGTTTGTAAGACTGGCATGTAAATCTGCATCTTTAGAGACTACAAAAACATTAAAGCTGTATTTGAACATTAACAGAACTGCCTTTTCATCATGTACAGTACATGACTTTGCGTCGACCAAAAGCCCTCCTCAAGCTTCCCTTCGCATCTCAGCActccccccttccctttgcTACACTTTAAAGTCAGCATATTAGGAGAAGGGAAGTCTTCCAGTCCTCATTTGGTAACAATGAGCAATCAAGATCCAGTCTGAAGTCCTCAAAGAAGGACTGTTTTGATTTGCTAAATAACTTTTATACTCTACTCACTACAGTATTTCAATCTCTCTCAAGCATGGCCAAAATATTATGGGGAATTTGGAAGAACAGTTTTGCTGTATGTAAGATCATTAAAAGTTTTAAGTCTGTTTCTAACAGCTTTCTTAAGCTGCATGGGGAGTCTTGACCCATTTTTAGAATCTAAATAACTATATGACAAAGCATATTTTATCAAATAACCCTCCACAACCCCAGCAAGAACATACATATGAGGCAACAATTTGCTGACCAAGCTAAGTTGAGCCGAATTCCTACTTTAAACAAACTGGCACTGGATGTCACCTTCAGTTCACTTAGATACAAGCGAGTTTTATAGGATTTAAAACAGTTATTTGCAACCAGTTTCTACAAAGCAACCAGAAGTAGTATGAATGTTCCAACTAAAACCATTAAGATCGTATCACCTAAAAATTTACTTGCTATCACTGCTTAAAACATTCGTACTTCTCTTTATTACTATGAAACAGCACCAAGAAATTGCATCCCACTATATCCATTGCTGTTTGCACTAGAActgacaaacaaaagcaaatggaatTAGAAGAATTTTAAGGAAACTTTAATTGAAAAGTTCAAAGAACAGagtcttcattaaaaaacacatagcCACTACAGTGAATGCAACAAATACGACATCTGAGGGGATTAAACAGTTTTGGTGCTCATCTACATGCCTGCTGTGCATTATATATTCTGTTGGCATTTGCTTCTATCTTCACTCGTTCAGCACATTCACTTACTGTAAGCACCTACTTTCTTCACCTTCTGCGGATGGAAACTCTTAGTTCTGGGTCTACAGTTAGCTTTAGAACTATCACCAGGCTCCCCAACCCGGCCCAGACACACCGCATTCAGCGGCAGACCAGGGAGCCAAGCAAATGAAGACTCCctcttttccctctctgctccctttcAAAATGGTAGCAACAGTTTCACATGTCTGCATACTTGGGCcatttaaatgctgctttttgcGACTCCTCCCTTCAACTGCCAGGTCTTCCCTTCTGCGCTACCCAGATAAATACAGTAAGTTTAGCTATTACTCCAGCCAGGCCTCCCTTTTCAACTTGACTGTCCACAGTCAACAATTAAGCAATTCAGACCCCAATAAGGCTTAACAAATTACAGTATTAACTTCGAAAAGTATTTACCCTATACAGAGGTTACCATGTAATCACTTAACGAGGTACTGGCACCCTCTGCATTACAAAACTAACATACAAAATGCCAGAATGGCAAACATGAACTAAGTATTACAGCAATGAGCAACTTCAAAAAGTTGAAAAGTCAACTTAATCTATTAAGGATAAACCATTACATGCAATCTGGCAGCAAGACTTTGCACAGCATAATTAACATGCACTGCAACAGAGAAACATTAAAACCAAGTTACCTTGTCTTTGAACACAAAGGCAATGTACATCTTGAAGTCAAACTGGTCAGCtaaagattcttttttctttctaagctgAGCACGAAGTCTGTTCAGAGCTTGTTTCTTCCGGGAGTTTGGGTCCCCCATTTTGTAATACAGGTGGTACTAAAGCCTTTGGAAACTGTAGCTAAACTATGGGCACCTTTTCTTAAGACTCAAGTACAACAGAAACAAGTCGTTTGATTCCTGCTAATACGACTGAATAGATAAAACGCTAATGTAACCCAAAACCGCACCTCAGGCAATATTTTACGAGAACGTCGTATTGGAGGGGTCAAGAAACAAAGTAAGTAGTTGTCCAGCCATGCCTGGACAAGAGGTTTTACaataaaccaagaaaaaagaaaccttaagtattttaaagacaaaaatttgAACAGTTTAGCCGCAGGAATAAGTGggcaagaatgaaaaaaataaaaatacccaaaTCTTATCACTATTTACGTGTACAATGAAAAGCAACTGGCACAAGCCCAAtccatgggggggggggggggggggggggggtactTTTGCtctgcttacaaaaaaaaagatgaagctGAAATTACAAATTGCGTTTTACCCCAGCCAGATTCATGACTCTACTGATTATTATTCTCAGCCTTCCACTATTGTTATGTTGcccgtctttttttttttttagaaatattacaCTTGGTGGAGAGCAGAGACAAGGGTGCAAAGGAGGAATGCACATCCCATGAGATATGACATTTCTCtgccaacaacaacaaaatcaacTACAGACAACACAGTGCTGGTTTGCAGGGgagcaaagacaaaaaacagCGGAGTCATTTCTAACTTCATCCTGCTCATCATCAGGCACATCATCGCCCTGAGGCTACTGCTGCCAAAGAGAAAAGGGATCATGATGGCCATAGAcgaggggcaggcaggggttcaaG includes the following:
- the C3H6orf62 gene encoding uncharacterized protein C6orf62 homolog, whose amino-acid sequence is MGDPNSRKKQALNRLRAQLRKKKESLADQFDFKMYIAFVFKDKKKKSALFEVSEVIPVMTNNYEENILKGVRDSSYSLESSLELLQKDVVQLHAPRYQSMRRDVIGCTQEMDFILWPRNDIEKIVCLLFSRWKGSDEPFRPVQAKFEFHHGDYEKQFLHVLSRKDKTGIVVNNPNQSVFLFIDRQHLQTPKNKATIFKLCSICLYLPQEQLTHWTVGTIEDHLRPYMPE